A stretch of DNA from Drosophila virilis strain 15010-1051.87 chromosome 5, Dvir_AGI_RSII-ME, whole genome shotgun sequence:
tatctatatagatatatatatatatatatatagtacgattaaatgtatGTACGGACTACGCGCTTAACAATTATGGCCGGGTGCTAAAATATGTACAGATAGATTAATGTGTGTGTAacccaataaaaacaatttgtctGAGATAGGCGAGCGTGAGTTTAAGACCGATTTTAGATGCTTCAACTATATACAATGTTATCTATAAATCTAATTGGGACAGAGGCCTTCAACTAAAAGGAGGCGCATCAAATGTTATTGCTTAAATTGTAAATACACATAAGTAAAATTTGATGATTTAGTGCATAATTTATGTGACTATCCGCTCCAAtattcagatatatatatatatatatatatatttatatgcatatatatatatatatatatccatatacgTTTCTGTATGTTTACATAGAAGCAGTATGAGTGATAGGAACACGCCCTTTTCTAATtactaaaaaaacaaaatacgcAAAGCCAATACActtgtaaaaaatatatagttttaaCAACTAGATGCGCAGGGTTTATAAATAGGCTTTATAGATGATTCTCAGTCGGTATCAGTTCGCGCTGAGTGCGTCGAATAACTCCTTGGATCGCCTGGCAACGGCTGGCATTAGGCATTACGATGGCGCTGCTCTTGATTCGTTGCTGCAAGgcacaaagaagaagaagctcaAATATAGTTAATGATGCGATAAGAAagttaaacaaacaacaacaacaattaaagctGGACATGCTGCCAACATGAAGGGTTAGTTCGACTCGCACAGGCAACGGAACAGAATTTCGATAACACAATTTACTGTGCGCTTCACCTACCGAGTGTTAGGGCCAAAAACAAAGGGCCAAATACAATTTTGGCTAATTGAAATTAGATATTTGGCTCACGCGCGCTCTCGCATCGCAATATCTGTGCACATGACCAGGCAATCCGAATCGAACAGCAGTTTTGGGTTGGTTTGTCTTGGCGCCGATCTCAAATCGTTGCCTATTGTTGAGACAGGCGCCGGAAAGGTTATAGTATAGAGTTTATGACCCATTGACCCCATGTATCTAAATCGCTGCTGAATGCTTACCCAGGCTGTCGCTGGTCGCCTTGGCCTTGTCTCTGATTATGAAGCAGGCGGTGATCAGAAAGAATATGCCGCCCAGCACCTCCACAAAGGTCGTCGAGAACAGCGAATACTGCAGTGACTCGAAGGACAAGACTTCATCCGTGGCCTGCAAGCGAAAGTGGATACATTGTTAAGGATATTTCTGTTTGAGCAGAATCTTAATTGTCTACCTCTGCGCGTAGATACGACATATCCTTGATGGTTTCCGTTACGGTCTCCGTGGCATTTTCCAACACTTGCGACAAGCTCTGCATGCTGTTCGAACTTATAAACTTTGTCGTCGCCGAGCTCAGATGCTTTCTAATGGCCACCGAAATCtgaaaaatacataaattataaatttaaaaggcAATTTCACAAGGAAGCCATGTCGGATACTTACGACGCCCACGAGATACGGACTGCCGGCATCGCCCAGCGCATGTGAGATGAGTATTTGGAAGGCTTCCGCCGTTGAGCGACGCGTGGGCACCACCACGTACTGCATAAGGGTTAACAGAATTAATTAGTTGtccattaaaaaacaaaaacattcaaTTCTAAATCAAGCAGTgttaccaacaacaacaacaagtagaaCAAAAAGCAGTGTTAAGCAGTGTAttaggtgtgcgtgtgcaagTGCATTGGCGCAAGCTCACAAGAGATGGCGCCACTTAAGAATGTATCGCAACAGTCGCTGGTTTGCGTCCCAGATTACCCGAATCGCAAATGGGAACAGCTGCTCGCTTGGGAACAGTTCTGTACGCTCGACCGACCGACTGACCGACCAAAACTTGACTGCGGCAATTTGTTGTCTACATTTGTTCTACTATTTCTTtacaattacaaaaatataataatcaaCTATATTAACTGTTTACTGTTATAAGCAGGCGAGTGtgcagcgtgtgtgtgtcgtgtgtcacaaataataattaaaaaaaaaaaagaagtaaattAAGCAAAACTGATAACAGATATCGCAAAATGAATACAATCAAAAGTTATCTACCTGAACACCCTTTTTGTCTgccaatttaaatttgattttttttttgatttcagTTCTTTGCATTAACTGGGAACAGCAGAAGGCGAGCATTTCTCATACGCCCCGTGGCCAATGCGGAACTGTTCTCATGCCCAAAATAGAAACCTGTGGCATAGCGGAAAACTGTGTTACGTGTTTGCagccaaatgtttttatgtttttgtacaACAGCTGATCGAAAtagatacataaataaaagccTGGGCGGGGGAATTTCCACTCTAGATCGAACATTTTTGGGGTTGCAAAAAGCCGGCATCTTTAATGTTATTTCCCTAAGCCCTTTGTATGGGGTCTTTGGGGTGGCTAAAGTGTGGGAAGGGGGCACCCTCGGTGGCTGCTTTTTGGGGGTTGGCTATGCCAAACAGTTGGAAGGGTGACGACAAAAGCCCAACACCAGAGTCTCACAATGCAAAGGATGTGTCAAGGATATTTTTGGAGAATTTGTATGCAAGTCAAGTGTTAATTTATAAGATATGCTCGAAGAGCATTAAAAAACCAACACCAAACAAAAAGTTTCTTTTGAAATTTGCCAGAAATTGTCTTTCTACAAATGAAAGGACTATCTCAGAAAGGAAGTTTAGTATATCAAAAGGATGCGAATGAAACGGAGAACCCAACAATTGGGTAAATATGAGTTTGAACTCTTTTGATTGTTGAAAAGGCAGTTTTTCTTACGATTTCTCAATAATGTATAGAAAAGAAATTAGAAAAGAAATATATCTAAAAGCTAACAAAGCAAAATGggtattaaattatataaaatatttacgcTCTGGAACTCTTGATTTTCTAAAACGACGTTTTTTCTTACTATTACTCAATTTTCGAACAATAATTTCTAAGACAGctataaatgatatatatatacacgatCTGGCAGTTAAATTGAATCAAGAACAGTTAACAAAACAAGACTATATAGAACTCGTCTGACTATATAAGtagtttctatatatataaagcttaTGGATTTTGAGCTATTTTCTATATTTGTTATGGCACAATTCTAATCAGAACTTAAGTGTTAAATGCGAGACCAGCACCAGGTGAATGCGCTATAAACTTACAGGAATTTATAGCATCAATATTAgaatgtgcgtgcgtgtgtgtgtgtgtgtgtgtgtgtgcgtgttataACAGTAAATAgttaataatttatacaaattgttaTCGAAACATTAAAACTACGTGTGCGCAAAATTACAAAAGCCAATTACAATACTCAAAACAAGATTTGATTTAACAAAGATTtgtgcatttgtgcaaaattaaaagaaaaataaaaaaaaaaaacgtttgttTTGAGAATTGTTTGCAATCCGATTCGTTTTGATTCTTACCAACAAAATGTCCGCAACAATTGCCCAGTTCACGTTAATGGCCAATTGGCCGAAAAATATAAGGATATATGCGAGAGTCGTTTGGCTAGAGACGATCAAACAGGCGCCGGTCAGCAGCGGGGCGCTGAGCAGCAGGCCGATGGCACAGATAACGGGGTCAGAGGTCGGCCAGCGTTTCATTAATGCTTGCGACAGAATTGCGCCCAGCGGCACGCCCACAACGCCAGCGATCATGGTAATTAGGCCAAATTTGAATGCAACgctataaaaattgttaacaatttgGTTTTTGATGCAAGTTTGGCAAATTGGCAATTAAAAGGTGTTAACATTTTTAGGgcgtggctgctgttgctgttgctgttaacaGTTGAATCCATGCTAATCCTTACCAGCAAAATGTCGGCCACAATGGACCAGCACAGGTTGAGCGCCACCTGCGCCACGAACACGAATACGAAACAGAGCGTTCCGCTGATGCGCGGTATTATCAGGCCAACAAAGACCATGGGCGCCGATATGAACAATCCGATGGCGCAAATATACGGATCACAGTTCTCGATCCGGCTGCGATAATATTGGGCCAACACGGAGCCCAGCGGCACACCAATTAGGCCTGCGGCCATTGCGATTAGGCCAAATTTGTAGGAGACACTTTTTTAAGATggatgcaacaacaacaagaagctaAAACTGTTTAAATGTTCTTTTTTTCCACATCAGAAAGTGTGTGGGGGGGCAGCGTTTCGGTTAGTTCAGTTAGAGTACTTACTCGTCCAGCTGGAGATTCTCGTTGCCGGGCTGCATCTTGAGGCCCAGATGTATGTAGGTGGGTCCCCACCAGGCCAGAGCGCCGGCGACGAAGGCAACGCACGTGAAGCCCGCCGTGGACAGCATGAACGAGCGATTCTTGAGCAGCTCCTTGATGTCAATGCAGAAGCTGGTTGGCTCCATGCCGGACTGGCCCTCGCTTTCGCCGCGCTTCGGATCCTTGATCAGCAGGATGAGCATCACGGCGATGACGCCCAAAATGGGCGTAACACGCAAGGCCCAGCGCCAATTGTTGGCCAGCTGTGCGGTCTTCGAGCCGACAATATAGCTGCGGGcggggggagagagagagagagaggggggaacAAATGCGTTGATTAGTGATTgcatgtggcaagtggcaagtggcgtGAGGCATGCGGCACATAGGGGCCTGAATTGCCTGTCAATTGGAGCAGATTCGAACAATTGACCCCACTTGAGAGCCGCCGCCTTAATTGAgtttaaatttacatttgatttgccgatttctataaataaccaaaaaaaaaaaaataagaaacaaacTAAACTACATTTATTCGCAATTAAACTTTCAACTGCAGCCAAAAGGTGAATCGCCAACAATTCTCTTTGCAATTCTCACGGCTGCTGCGTGAGCGAACTTTGCACCCATCGCCTGCCGATCTGATGGACGCACACACGTGACGGACCCAGACGATGGCCACAGATACGATTGCGGCTCTTATCAGTAAACCCCAATAACCTTGTACCACTATCTATATGGAACGCTAGACCCTCTAGCTGTGCTGCTGTTTCCAGCTCAACAGTTGCCCGCCTTTTCAAACGAGTTCAACTAACTCGAAAATCTGTTAGGTCTCTGTTAACGCTACTGCCTAAATGTTTATGTTAATGCTGATGTTAATGCTATTAATGTTAATGCCAGAATTTCATTTATAGTTCATATATGATTTTATCATCTGATTAGGCCATTGGATCAAAAAAATTCCATTCCATGATTTCATTCAGATAATTCAGTTCCTTATTCCTAACTTCTTATTGTTCAGTTGCCTAagtaaagcatatatatacgcacatatataaaaaaaaaatatatatatatatttgtgctcTATCAACAACCGATTCTTTATAGCCAAGGCTGTCtgtgaatatatttttaagacaTTCAGTTTCcgattatttatgtatttgccATGAATCATATTCAATCGAGTACCGACTCTGTGCTATatatcacatatatataacatatctGATATGCGCACAATGAGTCGAATATTAAGGCACACAATTTGTGGCGCTTGAACatgttttgtttaaacattaaCAGTTTTCATTATGTATTCAAAATTTTCCTAAGATCTTAATAGACTTTAGTTTCCCTTAACTTTGAAAACATTGTTTCTACAAATGGACTATAGCTGAATCGGTAGAGTAAAATTCATTTGATAATCGTTTCAATCAATTTTCTATATCTTCCCTGTTTTGAGAGATATCCCAAGCTCCAAACATCGATTTTCgacatatttcaaaatttcccCGTATTATCCCGACTTCGGCAGTCCGTttagttttcttcttctgttgATTTAGCTTACCCCAGACCAGAGCCAACGGGTATGGCAAAGTAGAACATTGCCAGCATTTTGGAGCGCATGCTGTTCACAAACAGATCCGAGATGATCGTCGGGGCAATGGTGCTGTACGAGGCCTCGCCGATGCCGACCAGGGCGCGAAACGTGATGAACCAGCCGAAGGTGTGCATATACGAGCCCAGAAGTGTTGTTGTCGACCACAGAGCCACGCCCACGGCCATAAGCCAGCGCCTGGAATAACGATCGCCCAAATAGCCGAAGAGGGGCGCGAATATCATGTAGGATATTACGAATGCTGTTTGCAACAGGCCTGCATTATCATTGTCTATGTGAAAGTCTTCCTTCACTTCTGTCAAAACACCTGCAAGAGAGAAATCAAAAGCGAAAGATTCGATATatgatagatatatattttgttgccttttcgAGACTAGCTCGTGATTTTTAAAGCAGCTGCTCCTGTTAATTGGTTAAACAAATATCGCATCCGCTCGTTTAAATCTTTACGTAAGTTAAAACCAGGGTCTGGCTGTTAGTTCATTAACTAAGCTATTAATACTCATGATTCTATGCTTAAAAATAGGTCCACAAATATTGAGTTAGAGCCAACAACAGAATGTTAACTAACATTGAACTAACCTTAACGCTGTTCAATAAACATTACATTGAGTTATATTCGACAACAGAATGTTAACTAGCATTGCAACACAGCAAAAGCTGTTCAATTAACATAACAGCGCTgttataaagtatttatagaTAGCTGAAGTTTATAGGAAATATCAGAATGTGTGGAAACTACAAAAGTAAACTTTTTTCCTTTGTCGGTATTTAAAGGGGTATTAAATTAATAGTCACACTGACACatcgtattttttttgttaatttagaATAATTtgtctaaatatatatagggaTTGAATCACCAAGTTGGGTTTCATAAGCCctgaaatgtaaacaaaaacataagaaCTAGGCAAACGAAATTAACCTTATGCTTGTCGTAattatttaatcaatttttttttttgataaatgaAAAGTAACCGAGATTatgtttgctttgttttggcAACATTTGAGCTGATAACGCAAAATGCGGAACTGAACGAaaccaaaataatatattaaaaacccTGACAttctttttatgcatatttccAGCTGATTATCTCATGCTTGCCCACAAACATAGAATTCAAATTATTAGACGGATATGCAAGTCATTAAGAATCATCGTAAATAATAACATTGACACGACCTAGCCAACAACAGTTGAACTGTTCAATGCATTTCCTATATTTAACGGGGCCGTCGCAACTTTTAAGATACATACAAGCATACGTGCGCTGGCCTTTAACAGCAACGGTTAACAGTTAACGGATCCGTAGAGCcgaaaaagcaaacaacataaatacattcatataaaaaattaaagatgaTCAGCTAGGGTTGCTGAGGAGTTCAGCGGGGGTGGGTAAAGTTGCAAGCGCCGGCATTCGAAAAGCGGAAAGCGATACATGGCCGAGAAAAAAAACTCAATAAGTGGAGACCGAACAAAACGTGAAACGACCGACTACTAAAAGCCGAGCACTGCACTCGACGACGTGGCGCGAAGTCAAACGAAGTGAATCAGCAGGCCGCAAATGTGCGGCTGacgtttttgtttgtgtatttgttgtttttttgttttctgtgtcTCATTTCGCTTTTGAGAAATTTATCGTACGATGTTTTTCGACCAATCAGCGCGTTTGTTTGCCCAGTGACGTAACGGTGAGTGGCGAGCGCCACGCGATAAATCCAATGTGGGGTGTGTAAGCcccatacaaatttttgtaaacatctatgttgtgtatatatatatgtgtgagtgtgtgtgtgtgtgtaagagagCAACTATTTACACACAACGAGAGACATTGCTGGCAAGGTTTTGCGGTTGTTTATGGCGCTGCGCCCGCGCTGCAGATAGCGCACGAAAGCAGAGGCAAGACGTCGCAGCGAACGACTGGCttcagcttgttgttgttggcgacAAAACTGCGATCGggaattttattttgccgGTTTTAGAAACTTGCGCGTAATTTTAGAACCAGTCTGCGCTCTCACGCtcacgctctcgctctcgctctctttcgaTGACGCTCTCATTTGACGCTGTGACGCGTCTAGACGGGAACTGATTAATCTCCAGCTAGTGAAGGAATCTTGTCTGGCAGCAGTTGGTTAAGAAGAAGAACGACTGCTGCACATACTGGACCGTCGGTATGTCTCATTAATgtgaatatgaaaaaaaagagGTTGCAGCCAAGTTGAGAGCGGTTGTGATTGGCCTTGAAAACTCGCACGAATTGCAATTTCAAGCAAAAAGAGCTGCAACTTTGAGATGTTCCAGACAGCATTAAATGGCATTGTTAAAATGTCgtgtttttttgtcttttttgcttttcgtaattaacatttttttgggaaaGCTTGCTCTTTGTAAATGCAACTTTCTTTTGTAAGCTGGAAgtatagaaaaaaagaaatcgcCCAAAAGCTGCGCGCATCAATACACAACATAAAGGCAAAGCTTCCATACACAGCCTCTCTAACTGTTCACACCTcgtctttttcttcttcttctttttcttctgcttgCTGCTTATGttaatgttgttattgtgaaTTGAATTTGCGCTTTTTACAGGTCGCTGTCGCACTTTGCTGTCGCCGTTTACCCTGCGCCGGTCATTGAcatagaaaacaaaagcaacgctaaaaataatgcaaaaatgcaGCAAAATCAACGACAACATTTGACAAGTTGTGCAATGCGAAAGCGACAATAAAcagacaaaatatacaataccAAAATGTGCTTGGCCTATGATCTAAAGCTAACAGCGCGCGTACGTACGTttctttatatgtatatgtacattgAAGGAACTTAGCAGTTTAATGTAAAGAATTAGCATGGAAGGAACGTCAGAGCTCTTACATTTATGTTAATGTTATTGTGCATGTGCTGCTAAAGAGAGGAAATTAAGTAAACGGAACCGCAACCTGTCGAATGTTTTTACATTATTGTGTGTTGGAATTGTTTAATCAATCACTTGATTTAATTGTATGCCCACTCAAGAATATATTAATGGGCAGAAATGTGCCATTTTAATACTATAGGGCATTTTCCTGACCATCGGGGCGATCTTTATCATTGATCTGTCCAATTTTCTCTCCTAATCTCTTACAGACTATCTTCATAAATGTTACTCGTGATCATGTAAATATTTCCCCCTTTTTGATAGCGAACAAAATGAAAGTTTTGCGCTGGCAACTTTGTACAATACGTTAAAACTGAATTCAACAATAAATTGTTATGCCAAATGTAAAAGAGACCtgaataatatgcaaaataaaccACAAACTGAAAGATACAAAGAGATATAAAGACGACGCTTCAAAATGTCAATAGCAAAACCTCACGTAATATTTTCGTTGGCTTAACATTCGACTGGGTTTTCAGTAAATAATCATAGCAGAAATTCCGAAAGCTGCAAGCTGCAGAAAATTATTGTACTAAGATTAAGTTTTCGGATTTCTTTGGGCTGATCCTTGCCTTGGAAAGTGGCCAAAGTGTTACGTAGAAGAAAAACAGCCGCCAGCTTCTGAGAGGGCTGTTTTTGAGATAAAATGTTTATGTACAAtttgtacaaatatatattggatCTCTTCGACACTCGCTGAACGCCTGTCATATGGCACAAAGTTCAGTACATGcgaatattgtatatatatatatatatgtatgtctgcaGATATATAGGTTTATTTATACGTTCAATTGTCAACAGCTGGCATCAGCAGATTCTGCATGAATGAAagcaaaaaatttgttatgtGATTTACTCAAAACTCAAACCAAATACAATAAAGCCAAGCAAACATGATCAGGCGATAATTTTGCATTATGTGAGAAATGTTTATTGAAAGTTTTCAGAATCGTTTGGGGTCACAACACAACACTGAGGCCAGCTCTGGCCTGCCATAATAAGCAAATGCATAAGGTTCAACTCATGCCAGACATCGGGCGATATAACACACATGCAAACGCCGCAGTCGTACAACAATATGGCTAAAGGTTGCCCAACACACTCACGGTTGATGTAAATGAGCGCGTGTTGAAATGGATTGAAAGGCAAACGTTTATTTatcattttgcaaatttttgaaGACATGAAGGTTGGCTATCGTTTAGCCAAAATCGATGGCGCTCGCAAATTGGCTTAAAGTGGTTTCAATCACGTGCAATCGAGCCCAACTATCTGGCTCcgaaatgcaatttatttgtcTCTGATAAGCGCAAATAATTTGCTAATTACACTGATAACGGTTATCGCCAATTGTAGTAATCAGGTGGGTGGCGCATCAAAACTAATTGCTATCAAATGACAAGCTAGCTGAAACAACAAAACCTAACAGAATTCCCTTCTGCTTACATAAACTTATAATAACAGTATTAAGTGTGCGctttaattaacatttgtaTGTCATGTTAAGTAGCTGTAACGCAAAATCTGTTATGAAACGACAAGGcagctaaaacaacaaaaactaacaGAACTCCCTTATGCTTGCATCAAATCTAATAACAGTGTTTGTATATCATGTTAACCAACAGAACTCGCTTCTGCTtacattaaattgttaatgGCAAATATCTTTCTTTATGTTACACTAATTACCAAGTTAACTTCTAGTATGTtgactaaatatataaataaatcttcCTGTATGtagtatattttttcttatatgtcaaatttgtaacttctgttacataaattaagttgtttcatttatatatattttacttaaacCACGTAATATCTGTCAAAAATGTACACATTGCTCACACTCAAGCAGTTAAGGTCTAAAAGCAATACCGAGTGCCAAGTAAATAATCATTCGTTTCAGTTTACGACTGATTGAAGCTACCCCAAGTAAACAGCTCTAAGCgagtaaatgcaaataaacgtATATGGGGAGAAATGTTAACTAATTGCCCCACGCCCACATAAGAGCGTAAAGAGATatgtgtgaatgtgaatgtgattGTGAATGTGAATAAGCGTTCAAATAACCAGCATGACGAATATGCGTTTATCGGGTGCGTTGGTGTTCCCGTATGTAAAACTTATCGcccaatttgtttatatattatgtatttttatacgtatttaaatataataccATTTCCTGTCAGTGTGGTCATGAGTTTCCTACCGATAACTGATTAAAAAATCATACGACTTCTGCATTTGGTAGCCCCTCATTACAGGCTTAGTGAAAGTAATGGGCAATTACATGATTTCGGTTCCAGTGTTGGTTAATGGCTTTCGCTGCAGACAATAAAGTCCTAAGCCAAGCTTGATAATAATTAATGAATAACGAGTGCGTCCCAGTTAACCAGTTAACAAAAACGAAACCGTGTTAAGCAGCATGTTAAatgtgcatatttaaatttactgTGCCAGTGTTGGCTAACAACATACGCTGCTGCCGTGTGCCCTTGGATTCTTCACTGTTGCCTCGCACTGTTGCCAGTGACAAGtttaattattgcaaaaaCTGCTGATCAAGCTCAAAAGTCCaagtttaatttatatgcataacaGTAGTTATAAACTTAAAAAGTCAAGTCAAAGTGCAAGTCAAGCAAATTTCACATATGAATAAACAGcagataaataatttatactaatttaaataatgaaGAATAGAACTGAGGGATGGGTCATTGAAGCCAATTggccaataataataataattgatttaaattcgAATCGCGAACTAGCCAATACCTGATATCCCCTTTACTGCGCTGTTATCGCTGTAAGCAAGTTTACATTTGTTTATCGCCTCACTTGCAACGATTGTGATTCACGCAATAATCACGCCACGCAACTAATACAATTACATGTAAACACGTCTCTGTTTAAATATACTGTTACACTGCGCTGTGTGATAAGCTTCTTCAGATTTCGCAGCCACTGTAAACAAGGGATCATGTTAAAGCTGAGCCACACTATGGAAAGTTCCTGTAAATAAGTGTTGGGCAGACGGAGTTGCCACTTGAACGGAATTGTTTTACAGCACATGTTAAAATGTACCAGGCTGAAAAAAAGTACCATTATATAGGCATATCTTGTTATTCGTATAGAAACCAAGGAAAACAATGTAAAAGGGTTATGATTTCCCAATATGTTAAACTGACTAAATAATATCCCAGTTTTGGTACTTTTGTACCCCATTTGGCATGCATGAATGGAATATTTTTATCACGCCAGGTCAGGCGCACATTTCGCACAAAAGTGTTAAGattatgtatgtaaattagCTAAATGCCTGATTGATTACTTTGCACCTACTTTGAGTAGGTGCCTAGGTGCAGggagtaataaaaaaaaaaaataataatatagatAAAAAATACATTAGCGCAGGTCGTATGATTCTAATGTGATTAGTCAgacgatttttgtttttgttttatatgcaGAGCGTTGAAATTTGCTTCAT
This window harbors:
- the spin gene encoding protein spinster, giving the protein MSLKNHPAYQPLPTAAAAMDNPAMSNSSSSSGSNDDVAALAQSGLPATYSSQQLVSSDSDLMERRHLRGNSIVDEPGSRLARMGHLQWFTVATLCFVNLINYMDRFTIAGVLTEVKEDFHIDNDNAGLLQTAFVISYMIFAPLFGYLGDRYSRRWLMAVGVALWSTTTLLGSYMHTFGWFITFRALVGIGEASYSTIAPTIISDLFVNSMRSKMLAMFYFAIPVGSGLGYIVGSKTAQLANNWRWALRVTPILGVIAVMLILLIKDPKRGESEGQSGMEPTSFCIDIKELLKNRSFMLSTAGFTCVAFVAGALAWWGPTYIHLGLKMQPGNENLQLDDVSYKFGLIAMAAGLIGVPLGSVLAQYYRSRIENCDPYICAIGLFISAPMVFVGLIIPRISGTLCFVFVFVAQVALNLCWSIVADILLYVVVPTRRSTAEAFQILISHALGDAGSPYLVGVISVAIRKHLSSATTKFISSNSMQSLSQVLENATETVTETIKDMSYLRAEATDEVLSFESLQYSLFSTTFVEVLGGIFFLITACFIIRDKAKATSDSLATNQEQRHRNA